The Streptomonospora litoralis genome window below encodes:
- a CDS encoding glycosyltransferase: MNIIDGSAVWAQSMTQGLAAAGCEATLLLKAPVTTDRLVAPLTSAAGVTVRRPHEERLVPEAGQRGLTPEQAVELMVRLDTEERFDVVVVRGRRLAIAAAQDEQLAGRLWTYLTDVPQTVAEMNATAVSEISDIAVASRLLLCQTEELRGFLETSVPAACGKSVLFPPVVITPDDATGAGTPQEPLKLVYTGKFAPRWNTLEMTELPAALAERGVPAELHMIGDKVHRDSPEWARSMSKALENTEGLVWHGGKPRAEALQLSAGCHVGLSWRAPEMDASLELSTKVLELGALGLPVVVNRTPMHERLLGADYPLYAGEDVGSVADTLTLAADPEIYREAAERCRAAADGFSLERAAERLKGYLELACPSAPTGTDPQRPLKVVIAGHDLKFFTRLADYLTSLPGLDVRLDEWEALRNHDQYRSRELAAWADVVICEWCGPNALFYAEHKRPDQRLVVRLHRFELYAEWPRKLDIDKVDAVVCVSPYYASLTRELAGWPTDKVVVLPNWVDVDQLDRPKLPGAQYTLGMVGIAPSRKRLDRGIEVLGELRRRDPRYTLAVKTKQPWDYWWVWNRPEEREYYERTYRTVQRDPLLAEGVVFDPFGPDVATWLRRVGFMLSTSDDESFHLAPAECAASGGVPAVLTWPGADTIYSARWLHDTPAEMAEGIHAIVSEGRFDAARSAAKAEITENYSLRRVCDMWTDLIVHGKVPEPNDPAGVVTA; the protein is encoded by the coding sequence ATGAACATCATCGACGGTTCGGCCGTCTGGGCCCAGTCCATGACCCAGGGACTGGCCGCGGCCGGGTGCGAGGCCACTCTGCTGCTCAAGGCGCCCGTGACGACCGACCGGCTGGTGGCGCCGCTGACCTCTGCGGCCGGGGTGACGGTGCGCCGCCCGCACGAGGAGCGCCTGGTTCCGGAAGCGGGCCAGCGCGGCCTCACGCCCGAGCAGGCCGTCGAGCTGATGGTCCGGCTCGACACCGAGGAGCGCTTCGACGTCGTCGTCGTCCGCGGGCGGCGGCTGGCGATCGCCGCCGCGCAGGACGAGCAGCTCGCGGGGCGGCTGTGGACCTACCTCACCGACGTCCCTCAGACGGTGGCGGAGATGAACGCGACCGCGGTCTCGGAGATCTCCGACATCGCCGTGGCGTCGCGGCTCCTGCTCTGCCAGACCGAGGAGCTGCGCGGCTTCCTGGAGACCTCGGTGCCGGCGGCCTGCGGCAAAAGCGTCCTTTTCCCGCCCGTCGTGATCACCCCGGACGACGCGACGGGCGCAGGCACCCCGCAGGAGCCGCTGAAGCTCGTCTACACCGGCAAGTTCGCGCCGCGGTGGAACACCCTGGAGATGACCGAACTGCCGGCCGCCCTGGCCGAGCGCGGGGTACCCGCCGAGCTGCACATGATCGGCGACAAGGTGCACCGCGACTCCCCGGAGTGGGCGCGCAGCATGAGCAAGGCCCTGGAGAACACCGAGGGCCTCGTCTGGCACGGCGGCAAGCCCCGGGCCGAGGCGCTGCAGCTGTCAGCCGGCTGCCACGTCGGCCTGTCCTGGCGCGCGCCCGAGATGGACGCCAGCCTGGAGCTGTCCACCAAGGTGCTGGAGCTGGGGGCGCTGGGGCTGCCCGTCGTGGTCAACCGGACCCCCATGCACGAGCGGCTGCTCGGCGCCGACTACCCGCTCTACGCGGGTGAGGACGTCGGCTCGGTCGCCGACACCCTGACACTGGCCGCCGACCCGGAGATCTACCGCGAAGCCGCCGAGCGCTGCCGCGCCGCAGCCGACGGCTTCAGCCTGGAGCGGGCGGCCGAGCGCCTCAAGGGCTATCTGGAACTCGCCTGCCCGTCGGCGCCCACCGGCACCGATCCCCAGCGGCCGCTGAAGGTGGTCATCGCGGGCCACGATCTCAAGTTCTTCACCCGGCTGGCGGATTACCTCACCTCGCTGCCCGGCCTCGACGTGCGCCTGGACGAGTGGGAGGCGCTGCGCAACCACGACCAGTACCGCAGCAGGGAGCTGGCGGCCTGGGCCGACGTCGTCATCTGCGAGTGGTGCGGTCCCAACGCCCTGTTCTACGCCGAGCACAAGCGGCCCGACCAGCGGCTGGTCGTGCGCCTGCACCGCTTTGAGCTCTACGCGGAGTGGCCGCGCAAGCTCGACATCGACAAGGTCGACGCGGTGGTGTGCGTCAGCCCCTACTACGCCTCGCTGACCCGCGAACTCGCCGGCTGGCCGACGGACAAGGTCGTCGTACTGCCCAACTGGGTCGACGTCGACCAGCTCGACCGGCCCAAGCTGCCGGGGGCGCAGTACACCCTCGGCATGGTCGGCATCGCCCCCTCCCGCAAGCGGCTGGACCGCGGCATCGAGGTCCTGGGCGAGCTGCGCCGGCGCGACCCCCGGTACACGCTGGCGGTCAAGACGAAGCAGCCATGGGACTACTGGTGGGTGTGGAACCGGCCCGAGGAGCGCGAGTACTACGAGCGCACCTACCGCACCGTGCAGCGCGACCCGCTGCTGGCCGAGGGCGTGGTGTTCGATCCCTTCGGCCCGGATGTGGCCACCTGGCTGCGCCGGGTCGGGTTCATGCTCTCCACCAGCGACGACGAGAGCTTCCACCTCGCTCCGGCCGAGTGCGCGGCCTCGGGCGGCGTCCCCGCCGTGCTGACCTGGCCGGGAGCCGACACCATCTACTCCGCCCGGTGGTTGCACGACACCCCGGCGGAGATGGCCGAGGGCATCCACGCCATCGTCTCCGAGGGCCGCTTCGACGCCGCCCGCAGCGCCGCGAAGGCGGAGATCACGGAGAACTACTCGCTGCGCCGCGTGTGCGACATGTGGACCGACCTGATCGTGCACGGCAAGGTCCCCGAACCGAACGACCCCGCCGGGGTCGTCACGGCCTGA
- a CDS encoding LCP family protein has translation MIGTSLTAYAAYYDIYGNIEQQNINTDAFGDRPSRVEGALNIMVIGSDIRTGENANYGEAEGARPDSLIVAHISPNNGRASLINLPRDLIVDLPACKGSGDKPGMPAQRGMINSPMSFGGIQCQWKAVEQVTGIHIDHFVSVDFSGFKGIVNSVGGVRMCIPEPIDDEKAKLHLEAGEQVLNGEESLGYMRSRYGQGDGSDLSRIKRQQEFLGAMLNQIMNGKILTRPGNITSFLGSVTETMTTDDQLTLEVMTDIAIAMREVDMGNINFVTAPNGQAPSDPNRLALTQPQASQLFDAVSKDQSITGDDGGGEGSGGDKGKEQEKEQVKPADISVEVLNGEGTPDLASQVGQWLTTEGFQVAGTGNPLQIPSQTTIYYGPGKKAHAQALADEAVNATIEESPNLGDTVQLVLAQDWEGFTSTAGSSGGSSGDSAGGVEGTTAAEAEQKCS, from the coding sequence GTGATCGGTACCAGTCTCACGGCCTATGCCGCCTACTACGACATCTACGGCAACATCGAGCAGCAGAACATCAACACCGACGCGTTCGGCGACCGGCCCAGCAGGGTCGAGGGCGCACTGAACATCATGGTGATCGGTTCGGACATCCGCACCGGTGAAAACGCGAACTACGGTGAAGCGGAGGGTGCGCGCCCCGACTCGCTGATCGTCGCGCACATCTCCCCCAACAACGGCCGCGCGAGCCTGATCAACCTGCCGCGCGACCTGATCGTCGACCTGCCAGCATGCAAGGGCAGCGGCGACAAGCCGGGCATGCCGGCCCAGCGCGGCATGATCAACTCGCCGATGTCGTTCGGCGGGATCCAGTGCCAGTGGAAGGCCGTCGAACAGGTCACCGGCATCCACATCGACCACTTCGTCAGCGTCGACTTCAGCGGGTTCAAGGGCATCGTCAACTCGGTCGGCGGTGTGCGCATGTGCATCCCCGAACCTATCGACGACGAGAAGGCCAAGCTGCACCTCGAAGCCGGCGAGCAGGTCCTCAACGGCGAGGAGTCGCTGGGCTACATGCGCTCCCGCTACGGCCAGGGCGACGGCAGCGACCTCAGCCGCATCAAGCGCCAGCAGGAGTTCCTCGGCGCGATGCTCAACCAGATCATGAACGGCAAGATCCTGACCCGCCCAGGCAACATCACCTCGTTCCTCGGCTCGGTCACCGAGACCATGACCACCGACGACCAGCTGACGCTTGAGGTCATGACCGACATCGCGATCGCGATGCGCGAGGTCGACATGGGCAACATCAACTTCGTCACCGCGCCCAACGGCCAGGCCCCGTCCGATCCCAACCGCCTCGCTCTCACCCAGCCCCAGGCTTCGCAGCTGTTCGACGCCGTCTCCAAGGACCAGAGCATCACCGGCGACGACGGCGGCGGCGAGGGCTCCGGCGGGGACAAGGGCAAGGAGCAGGAGAAGGAGCAGGTCAAGCCCGCGGACATCTCCGTGGAGGTGCTCAACGGCGAAGGCACGCCCGACCTGGCCAGCCAGGTGGGCCAGTGGCTGACCACCGAAGGCTTCCAGGTGGCCGGCACGGGCAATCCGCTCCAGATCCCCTCTCAGACCACGATCTACTACGGCCCCGGAAAGAAGGCCCACGCCCAGGCCCTCGCCGACGAAGCCGTCAACGCCACCATCGAGGAGAGCCCCAACCTCGGCGACACGGTTCAGCTCGTGCTCGCCCAGGACTGGGAGGGCTTCACCAGTACCGCCGGGAGCAGCGGCGGCTCCTCAGGCGACTCGGCCGGCGGCGTCGAAGGCACCACCGCGGCCGAGGCCGAGCAGAAATGCTCGTAG